From the Tripterygium wilfordii isolate XIE 37 chromosome 6, ASM1340144v1, whole genome shotgun sequence genome, one window contains:
- the LOC120001025 gene encoding probable serine/threonine-protein kinase At1g01540: MQVPIMPAAHTPLCKPHSAQLYSPPYFPPFFFLQLPHNQFTTATNAQTSSTTFFFALFCCFVLSCGSKLLQNQRILEEEGGGVEQTMSNHSILNDQLSKKTSIFGLRLWVIIGICVGAAIVLVLFLISLWFTSRRSNRKETSKTKTNHSSTIPNISKEIQEIRIDYPRNPTHSALDEKAHNPDPLPESEPVLLLTRGEESPVSGRNRVHIEIGKDHRISYPERVGGSGHGSGEANKLGDQAVAVAVPEVSHLGWGHWYTLRELEDSTDGFADENVIGEGGYGIVYRGVFEDKTQVAIKNLLNNRGQAEKEFKVEVEAIGRVRHKNLVRLLGYCAEGAHRMLVYEYVDNGNLEQWLHGDVGPCSPLTWEIRMNITLGTAKGLTYLHEGLEPKVVHRDIKSSNILLDRQWSPKVSDFGLAKLLGSERSYVTTRVMGTFGYVAPEYASTGMLNERSDVYSFGILLMEIISGRNPVDYSRPQGEVNLVDWIKTMVSSRNAEGVLDPRLVEKPSSRALKRALLVALRCVDPNAQKRPKMGHVIHMLEADEFPFRDDRRRSENDLPRNRLMEKTVSESGDSSGYESGMQTNRSLWRKQETEEQ; this comes from the exons ATGCAAGTCCCCATCATGCCAGCTGCCCACACTCCTCTTTGTAAACCCCACTCAGCTCAGCTGTACAGTCCTCCatattttcctccctttttttttcttcaattaccTCATAATCAGTTCACTACTGCTACAAACGCACAAACTAGTAGTACTACTTTCTTCTTCgctcttttttgttgttttgttcttTCATGTGGGTCAAAATTGTTACAGAACCAGAGAATCCTAGAAGAGGAAGGAGGGGGAGTAGAACAAACAATGTCTAATCATTCCATCTTGAACGATCAGCTCTCGAAAAAAACCTCAATTTTCGGTTTGCGTTTGTGGGTTATTATTGGTATATGTGTTGGAGCTGCCATAGTACTTGTTCTCTTCCTCATCTCTCTCTGGTTCACCTCTAGACGCAGCAACCGCAAAGAAACCAGTAAAACTAAAACCAACCACAGTTCCACGATCCCCAATATCTCCAAAGAAATTCAGGAGATACGAATCGATTACCCACGCAACCCGACCCATTCAGCACTCGACGAAAAAGCACATAACCCGGACCCATTACCTGAATCAGAGCCGGTACTGCTTCTTACCCGAGGGGAGGAGAGCCCTGTCAGTGGGCGTAATAGGGTTCACATTGAAATTGGGAAAGACCACCGAATTTCGTATCCGGAACGGGTTGGCGGGTCGGGTCATGGGAGCGGAGAGGCGAACAAGTTAGGTGATCAGGCTGTGGCTGTGGCGGTGCCAGAGGTGTCGCATTTGGGATGGGGCCACTGGTACACGCTAAGAGAGCTGGAGGATTCCACTGATGGGTTTGCTGATGAGAATGTGATTGGTGAAGGTGGGTATGGGATTGTCTACCGTGGAGTTTTCGAGGATAAAACTCAGGTGGCTATTAAAAATTTGCTCAACAACAG GGGACAGGCTGAGAAGGAGTTCAAGGTAGAAGTGGAAGCAATTGGACGTGTTAGGCACAAAAATTTGGTGAGATTGCTTGGTTATTGTGCTGAAGGAGCTCACAG GATGCTTGTGTATGAGTATGTCGACAATGGAAACTTAGAACAGTGGCTTCATGGAGATGTTGGACCTTGCAGCCCTCTTACATGGGAAATTCGTATGAATATAACACTTGGAACAGCAAAAGG GCTCACTTACCTGCATGAGGGACTTGAGCCGAAGGTTGTTCACCGTGATATCAAGTCAAGCAACATTTTGCTTGACAGGCAGTGGAGTCCAAAAGTATCTGATTTTGGCCTAGCAAAGCTCTTGGGTTCTGAGCGAAGTTATGTGACGACTCGTGTGATGGGAACATTTGG ATATGTGGCTCCCGAATATGCCAGCACTGGAATGCTGAATGAAAGAAGTGACGTATACAGCTTTGGTATTCTTCTCATGGAAATAATTTCTGGGAGAAATCCTGTGGATTATAGCCGTCCTCAGGGAGAA GTGAACTTAGTTGATTGGATCAAAACAATGGTTTCAAGTCGGAATGCAGAGGGGGTCTTGGATCCTAGGCTAGTGGAGAAGCCTTCATCAAGGGCACTAAAACGTGCCCTTTTAGTAGCATTGCGCTGTGTGGATCCAAATGCGCAAAAGAGGCCAAAGATGGGCCATGTAATACATATGCTTGAGGCTGATGAGTTTCCCTTCCGAGAT GATCGTAGACGTTCTGAGAATGATCTTCCAAGAAACAGGTTGATGGAGAAGACCGTAAGTGAATCAGGTGATAGCAGTGGGTATGAAAGTGGCATGCAAACCAATAGGTCATTGTGGAGAAAGCAAGAAACTGAAGAGCAGTAG
- the LOC120000740 gene encoding uncharacterized protein LOC120000740, with the protein MSPVSQRWKGQCENGYAFDRSLCNIKLIRARYSSKAIFAECWKINYTFYDSSRDLYGHRTHTSSTAAGIDKNCKITCAKATTKDEAGFFESKNKLKYVAVRLTEEQLHGLLKRFDKNKDGRLSMQEMRNAFKNLGSYFPGWRAGRAISVADINGDGFISEAEFEELVNYPAPGVGVDEIFDYAKTVEPGLSDKMDS; encoded by the exons ATGTCACCAGTATCACAGAGATGGAAGGGTCAATGTGAAAATGGCTATGCATTTGATCGTTCTCTTTGCAACATAAAGCTCATTAGGGCTCGATATTCTAGCAAAGCCATCTTCGCTGAATGTTGGAAAATCAATTATACATTCTACGACTCTTCACGAGACTTATATGGCCACAGAACCCACACATCGTCCACTGCTGCTG GAATTGATAAAAATTGCAAGATCACATGTGCCAAAGCCACAACTAAGGATGAAGCAGGGTTCTTCGAAAGCAAGAACAAGCTCAAGTACGTAGCTGTCCGTCTAACTGAAGAACAATTGCATGGACTTCTCAAGCGCTTTGACAAGAACAAAGATGGTCGCCTTAGCATGCAGGAGATGAGGAATGCGTTCAAGAACCTCGGTTCATATTTCCCAGGATGGAGAGCTGGTCGAGCCATCTCTGTCGCTGACATAAATGGAGACGGTTTTATTAGCGAGGCCGAGTTTGAAGAGCTTGTCAA CTATCCAGCACCCGGCGTCGGTGTTGATGAGATATTTGACTATGCCAAGACTGTGGAGCCGGGTTTGAGTGATAAGATGGACAGCTAA
- the LOC120000230 gene encoding subtilisin-like protease SBT3 encodes MPSILSSSIMAPPNGVLHILCLSMVTIIQFTSLLAQSENYIIYMDPSAMPKAFSGQHNWYLSTLAAISDNSAAKSPSSSKLIYTYNHVMSGFSARLTPYELEALKATPGYISCIKDLPVKMDTTHTPQFLDLNTNFGAWPVSNYGQDVIIGVVDTGVWPESESFGDEGMGEIPLRWKGTCESGTDFNSSMCNKKLIGARSFNRGLLASLPENDTISVNSTRDSSGHGTHVASTVAGNYVKNASYFGYAPGTATGVAPRAHLAVYKVMWREGSATSDYIAGIEQAITDGVDVLSLSLGLDLVQLYEDPIALATFAAVEKGIFVAASAGNDGSSLKTIHNGIPWVLTVGSGTIDREFAAVLALGNGIKVSGSALYAGNYSSSTQYPIVFMNQCKDSAKLKQIRHKIVVCEDKKDTLQDQVNNVRDAANLTGGIFITNVTDLRFFMRSSFPAIFVRPKEGELIKNYIKNNKGTKASMEFRITYLGTKPAPIVAESSSRGPSLSCPFVLKPDILAPGVMVLAAWPSNIPVNSENTDFNFLSGTSMACPHAAGVGALLKAAHPEWSPAAIRSAMMTTADIMDNTQSPITDAGYDFIRATPIDMGSGQVNPNKALDPGLIYDLNANEYVNLLCGLNFTEQQIQAITKSSSSTNCSAPSLDLNYPSFIAYFNVDDSNSNKRIVQEFHRTVTNVGEGISTYIAKVPALEGLNVSVAPDKLVFKEKNEKQSYKLSIEGPRLIKQVLVFGFLRWEEVGGKHVVKSPIVATSLSSDMND; translated from the coding sequence ATGCCTTCCATCCTCTCCTCTTCAATCATGGCTCCTCCCAATGGTGTCTTGCATATTTTGTGCCTTTCCATGGTAACGATAATACAATTCACATCCTTATTAGCACAATCGGAAAACTATATCATCTACATGGATCCTTCAGCCATGCCCAAGGCATTTTCCGGTCAGCACAATTGGTATCTCTCGACTCTTGCCGCCATATCCGATAACTCTGCCGCCAAAAGCCCCTCTTCATCTAAACTCATTTATACTTATAACCATGTTATGAGTGGTTTTAGTGCACGTCTCACCCCTTATGAGCTCGAGGCATTGAAAGCCACTCCTGGCTACATTTCTTGTATCAAGGACTTGCCTGTCAAGATGGACACAACTCACACACCCCAATTCCTCGACCTGAATACCAATTTCGGGGCATGGCCGGTGTCGAATTATGGCCAGGATGTCATTATTGGTGTTGTGGACACTGGGGTTTGGCCGGAAAGTGAGAGCTTTGGCGATGAAGGGATGGGTGAAATCCCACTAAGATGGAAAGGAACATGCGAGAGTGGTACCGATTTCAACTCTTCAATGTGCAACAAGAAGTTAATTGGAGCTCGTTCCTTCAACAGAGGTCTACTTGCTAGTCTACCGGAAAATGACACCATCTCCGTCAACTCCACCCGCGACTCCTCCGGACATGGCACCCACGTCGCCTCCACCGTGGCTGGGAACTATGTGAAGAATGCTTCCTACTTTGGTTATGCACCGGGAACCGCCACTGGGGTGGCTCCTCGTGCACATTTGGCCGTCTACAAAGTTATGTGGAGAGAAGGTTCTGCAACTTCTGATTATATTGCTGGAATTGAACAAGCAATTACTGACGGCGTAGATGTATTGTCATTGTCGTTGGGGCTAgatttggttcaattgtatGAAGACCCAATTGCTTTGGCTACATTTGCAGCCGTAGAGAAAGGCATATTCGTGGCTGCCTCTGCAGGAAATGATGGATCATCTCTCAAGACCATCCACAATGGCATTCCTTGGGTGCTAACCGTCGGTTCTGGTACAATTGATCGGGAATTCGCCGCGGTTTTGGCTCTTGGAAATGGAATTAAAGTCTCTGGATCTGCTCTATATGCAGGGAATTATTCTTCTTCAACCCAATATCCAATAGTATTCATGAATCAATGTAAAGACTCTGCTAAGCTGAAGCAAATTCGGCACAAGATCGTTGTGTGTGAAGACAAGAAAGACACTCTGCAAGACCAAGTCAATAACGTAAGGGATGCTGCCAATCTCACTGGAGGTATTTTCATAACCAATGTCACAGACTTGAGATTCTTCATGCGAAGCTCATTTCCTGCCATATTTGTGAGACCAAAAGAAGGTGAATTAATCAAAAACTACATCAAGAACAACAAAGGAACAAAAGCAAGCATGGAATTCAGAATTACATATCTTGGAACCAAACCAGCACCAATTGTTGCTGAATCCAGCTCTAGAGGACCTTCACTAAGCTGCCCATTTGTGTTAAAGCCTGATATCTTGGCTCCTGGTGTCATGGTCTTGGCTGCCTGGCCTTCAAACATTCCAGTCAATTCAGAAAACACCGATTTCAATTTCTTGTCAGGTACATCAATGGCATGTCCTCACGCAGCAGGAGTTGGGGCGCTTTTGAAGGCAGCGCACCCAGAATGGAGCCCCGCCGCCATCCGGTCTGCTATGATGACCACCGCTGATATTATGGACAATACGCAGAGTCCAATCACTGACGCTGGCTACGATTTCATTAGAGCAACTCCCATCGACATGGGTTCTGGTCAAGTCAATCCAAACAAGGCACTAGACCCGGGTCTCATTTATGACTTGAATGCAAATGAATATGTGAATCTTCTTTGCGGGTTGAACTTCACAGAACAACAAATCCAGGCCATCACAAAGTCGTCATCATCAACTAATTGTTCTGCCCCATCATTGGATCTCAATTACCCTTCGTTTATTGCCTATTTCAATGTAGATGACTCCAattcaaacaagagaattgtgCAAGAATTCCATAGAACAGTGACAAATGTCGGTGAGGGAATTTCTACCTACATCGCTAAGGTCCCGGCCTTGGAGGGGCTTAATGTCAGTGTCGCACCAGACAAGTTGGTGTTCAAGGAGAAGAATGAGAAGCAGAGCTATAAGTTGAGCATTGAAGGTCCGAGATTGATAAAACAAGTCctggtttttggttttcttaggTGGGAAGAAGTTGGAGGGAAACATGTGGTGAAGAGTCCTATAGTGGCTACAAGCCTAAGCTCAGATATGAATGACTGA